The genome window TTTCAAGGGAGTGGATCTGCTCCCGTATCACAAGATGGGCGTGAACAAGTACGCGCAGCTGGGTTGGGAATATCCCATCGAGGGAGATCCCAAGCTGAGCGATGCCGACCTCGAGCGCATCGAGCAGGGCATCAAGAAATACAATTTTCCGGTTTCCGTGGTCCGGCACTAGGCGGGACCAGCGAATAGGCACCTGAAACGATCTGGGGGAAGGACGTTATGGCAGCAATTGGATTCATAGAGACAAAGGGCCTGGTGGCCGCCATCGAGGCGGCGGACGCCATGCTCAAGGCGGCGGATGTCCGCCTGCTGGAACGAACTCAGGTGGGCAGCGGCCTGGTGACCATCACCGTGGCCGGGGAAGTTTCCGCCGTGAAGGCCTCGGTGGACGCCGGCGTCTGCGCCATCAAGCGCATCGAGGGCGCATGCCTGGTTTCCCAGCATGTCATCCCCCGTCCGGACGCGGAGGTTTCCGCCATCATCGCCACGGAACCCGGCCAGGCTGAAGCCGCACCGGCGGAAGAGGCCCCGGTGGTTGAAGAGCCGGCCATGGCGGAGCCCGAAGTCGTCGAGCCCGAGACCGTTGCCGAGCCTGAAGCGCCGGTGGTCGAGGAAGCTCCGGTCGAGGACGTTGCGGCGGATGAAGAGCCTGCGGAAGAAGCTCCGGTGGAAGCCGAGCCCGTGAAGGCGGCTCCGGCCGAGCGGCACAATATTTCGCAGTTAAAGAAAATGAAGGTCGGCAGATTGCGTCAGATTGCACGGTCCCTGAGCGGTCTTCCCATGACCCGCGACGAGATCAAATCGGCCAAGAAGAAAGACCTGATTGAAGTTATTGTTAATGCATACAGGCAGATAGAGGAGTAGTTCAATGGTAGACAAGGATTTATTGTCCATGCAGGAAGCCCGTTCCCTGGTTCGCGCCGCAAAAAAGGCCCAGGCCGATTTTGCCCAGTACGACCAGGAACACGTGGACGCCATCGTCAAGGCCATCGCCGAGGAAGCTGTTGCCCATGCCGAGTGCCTGGCTGAGCTGGCTGTGGAAGAGACCGGTTTCGGCAAGGTCCAGGACAAGAAGGTCAAGAACATTCTGGCCAGCGAAAAGCTCATCGAGGCCACCAAGGACATGAAGACCATTGGTGTGCTCCATGAGGACAAGGCCCACAAGGTGGTGGAAATCGCCGTGCCCATGGGTGTCATTGCAGGGATCATTCCCTCCACCAACCCCACGTCCACGACCATCTACAAGTCCATCATTTCCCTGAAGTCCGGCAACGCCATCGTCTTCACCCCGCACCCGAGCGCCAAGAAGTGCATCGGCAAGACCGTGGAAATGATCCGCGGCGTGCTCAAGAAGTGCGGCGTGTGCGAAGACATGGTCTCCGTCATGAGCGTGCCCACCATCCAGGGCAGCGGCGAACTCATGAAGGTGGCCGACCTGATCCTGGCCACCGGCGGCCCGGGCATGGTCAAGGCCGCTTACAGCTCCGGCACCCCGGCCCTGGGCGTGGGCGCAGGCAACGTGCCCGCCTACATTGAGCGCAG of Salidesulfovibrio onnuriiensis contains these proteins:
- a CDS encoding BMC domain-containing protein yields the protein MAAIGFIETKGLVAAIEAADAMLKAADVRLLERTQVGSGLVTITVAGEVSAVKASVDAGVCAIKRIEGACLVSQHVIPRPDAEVSAIIATEPGQAEAAPAEEAPVVEEPAMAEPEVVEPETVAEPEAPVVEEAPVEDVAADEEPAEEAPVEAEPVKAAPAERHNISQLKKMKVGRLRQIARSLSGLPMTRDEIKSAKKKDLIEVIVNAYRQIEE